A genomic segment from Alistipes senegalensis JC50 encodes:
- a CDS encoding PepSY-associated TM helix domain-containing protein, which produces MQSTTKPGAKRGSQIRRWARIIHRDLSYFFAGVVVVYAVSGIVLNHKRDFNSNYSVRRTELQMPGTYPAPAETSREQAEELLRAADPEARYVKHYASGEQRVKVFVAGGSVLEVDMQNGRAVYEKLTKRPVISSMNRLHYNPNRWWTRFSDIFAASLLVITLTGLVMVPGRNGLRGRGGIELAAGIAVPILFLLFL; this is translated from the coding sequence ATGCAATCGACGACGAAGCCGGGCGCTAAACGAGGCTCGCAGATTCGCCGGTGGGCGCGGATCATCCACCGTGACCTTTCCTACTTTTTCGCAGGCGTGGTGGTGGTTTACGCCGTATCGGGCATCGTGCTGAACCACAAACGCGACTTCAACAGCAACTATTCGGTCCGCCGCACGGAATTGCAGATGCCGGGCACCTATCCCGCCCCGGCCGAAACCAGCCGAGAGCAGGCCGAAGAGCTGCTCCGTGCAGCCGATCCCGAAGCGCGCTACGTGAAGCACTACGCCAGCGGCGAACAACGGGTAAAGGTCTTCGTCGCAGGGGGCTCCGTACTCGAAGTGGACATGCAGAACGGCCGGGCGGTCTACGAAAAGCTGACCAAAAGGCCCGTCATCAGTTCGATGAACCGTCTGCACTATAACCCCAACCGGTGGTGGACCCGTTTTTCCGACATTTTCGCCGCATCGCTGCTCGTCATCACGCTCACGGGGCTGGTGATGGTTCCGGGGCGCAACGGACTGCGGGGCCGGGGAGGCATCGAACTCGCGGCGGGCATCGCCGTGCCGATCCTCTTCCTGCTCTTCC